In the Kitasatospora terrestris genome, one interval contains:
- a CDS encoding LacI family DNA-binding transcriptional regulator, with protein MEKTEGPAAARGRNRPPSQADVAALAGVSSQTVSRVANNRSNVEPETRDRVLSAMRILGYQRNSAARALTLGRFQVLGVVTFDVTAQGNARTLAAISRAAQRAGYSLNVVCVEDQTEEAVQQAVRQLTEQAVDGLVVIEAQILDRPGFNVSSGVPVVVADGDPERRFPSVDTDQAAGAAAATRHLLDLGHRTVWHLGGPQDSYAARRRAAAWHAALKAAGAPVPPLRFGDWTAASGYGIGRELAARPDVTAVFAANDHLALGLVRALHEAGRRVPEDVSVVGFDDLPESAYYLPPLTTVRQDFEEVGRECVAQLLRQIESPGESPTASVAVTPELVLRASTAPAPTAR; from the coding sequence ATGGAGAAGACGGAAGGGCCCGCCGCCGCCAGGGGCCGGAACCGGCCGCCCTCGCAGGCGGACGTCGCCGCGCTCGCCGGGGTGTCCTCGCAGACCGTCTCCCGCGTCGCCAACAACCGCAGCAACGTCGAACCCGAGACCCGCGACCGGGTGCTCTCCGCCATGCGGATCCTCGGCTACCAGCGCAACAGCGCGGCCCGTGCGCTCACCCTGGGCCGGTTCCAGGTGCTCGGCGTGGTCACCTTCGACGTCACCGCGCAGGGCAACGCCCGCACCCTCGCCGCGATCTCCCGCGCCGCGCAGCGCGCCGGCTACTCGCTGAACGTCGTCTGCGTGGAGGACCAGACCGAGGAGGCCGTGCAGCAGGCCGTCCGGCAGCTCACCGAGCAGGCCGTGGACGGGCTGGTGGTCATCGAGGCGCAGATCCTCGACCGGCCCGGCTTCAACGTCTCCTCCGGCGTCCCGGTGGTCGTCGCCGACGGCGACCCGGAGCGCCGGTTCCCCTCCGTCGACACCGACCAGGCCGCGGGCGCGGCCGCCGCCACCCGCCACCTGCTCGACCTCGGCCACCGCACCGTCTGGCACCTGGGCGGTCCGCAGGACTCCTACGCGGCCCGCCGCCGCGCCGCCGCCTGGCACGCCGCGCTCAAGGCCGCGGGCGCGCCCGTGCCACCCCTGCGCTTCGGCGACTGGACGGCGGCCTCGGGCTACGGGATCGGCCGCGAGCTGGCCGCCCGGCCGGACGTGACCGCGGTGTTCGCCGCCAACGACCACCTGGCGCTGGGCCTGGTCCGGGCGCTGCACGAGGCGGGGCGGCGGGTGCCGGAGGACGTCAGCGTGGTGGGCTTCGACGACCTGCCGGAGTCCGCGTACTACCTGCCCCCGCTGACCACCGTCCGGCAGGACTTCGAGGAGGTGGGCCGCGAGTGCGTCGCCCAACTCCTCCGCCAGATCGAGTCCCCCGGCGAGTCCCCGACCGCCTCCGTCGCCGTCACCCCGGAACTGGTCCTCCGCGCCTCCACCGCCCCGGCCCCGACAGCACGCTGA
- a CDS encoding sugar ABC transporter ATP-binding protein, which yields MPAAARVVAVTKTFGAVRALGGVTLDFPGGQVTALMGENGAGKSTLLKILTGDHRPTDGHLELDGRRVEFTSPADARAAGVRIIPQEPEIIPHVSVAENVYAGALPRRAGRRLDRAELRRRITADLERLGFAGVLDPDLLGSQLTPAQRQLVEILRALTGEAKVIAFDEPTSSLSEHEVDALFALIGRLREAGVAVIYVSHRMQEIFQLADRIAVLRDGELAGVQDAATTDEGQLVRLMVGRDLSAMFSRSRVATDRPVLAVRGLTTDHVRDIDLTVHAGEVVGLAGLIGAGRSELALALAGDLPVRSGTATLDGRPLPFGRPGAVIRAGLGLAPEERKAQALFLQRSIRDNTSIAVLERLRRFRFVRRGAEKQLAQEYADRLRVRTPSIEHEVGKLSGGNQQKVVLARWLARRPKVLILDEPTRGIDVGAKAEIYRIIADLAEQGVAVLVISSELPEVLGLADRVVVMQNGRITGELDRRDATEEAILALAMADDLAATTTGATR from the coding sequence GTGCCCGCCGCCGCCCGGGTGGTGGCGGTGACCAAGACCTTCGGTGCCGTCCGGGCGCTCGGCGGGGTGACCCTGGACTTCCCCGGCGGGCAGGTCACCGCGCTGATGGGCGAGAACGGCGCCGGCAAGTCCACCCTGCTGAAGATCCTCACCGGCGACCACCGCCCCACCGACGGCCACCTCGAACTGGACGGCCGCCGCGTCGAGTTCACCTCGCCCGCCGACGCCCGGGCAGCCGGGGTGCGGATCATCCCGCAGGAGCCCGAGATCATCCCGCACGTCTCGGTCGCCGAGAACGTCTACGCCGGCGCCCTCCCCCGCCGGGCCGGACGCCGCCTGGACCGCGCCGAGCTGCGCCGCCGGATCACCGCCGACCTGGAGCGGCTCGGCTTCGCCGGAGTCCTCGACCCGGACCTGCTGGGCTCCCAGCTGACGCCCGCGCAGCGGCAGTTGGTGGAGATCCTGCGGGCGCTGACCGGCGAGGCCAAGGTGATCGCCTTCGACGAGCCGACCTCCTCGCTCTCCGAGCACGAGGTGGACGCGCTGTTCGCCCTGATCGGCCGACTGCGCGAGGCCGGGGTGGCGGTCATCTACGTCTCGCACCGGATGCAGGAGATCTTCCAGCTCGCCGACCGGATCGCCGTGCTGCGCGACGGCGAACTCGCCGGCGTCCAGGACGCCGCCACCACCGACGAGGGCCAGCTGGTCCGGCTGATGGTCGGCCGCGACCTGTCCGCCATGTTCTCGCGCAGCCGGGTGGCCACCGACCGCCCGGTGCTGGCCGTCCGCGGGCTCACCACCGACCACGTCCGCGACATCGACCTCACCGTGCACGCGGGCGAGGTGGTCGGGCTCGCCGGACTGATCGGCGCCGGACGCTCCGAACTCGCCCTCGCCCTGGCCGGCGACCTGCCCGTCCGCTCCGGCACCGCCACCCTGGACGGCCGCCCGCTGCCCTTCGGCCGTCCCGGTGCCGTCATCCGCGCCGGGCTCGGCCTCGCCCCGGAGGAGCGCAAGGCGCAGGCCCTGTTCCTGCAGCGCTCGATCCGCGACAACACCTCCATCGCCGTGCTGGAACGCCTGCGCCGCTTCCGGTTCGTGCGCCGCGGCGCGGAGAAGCAGCTCGCCCAGGAGTACGCGGACCGCCTCCGGGTGCGCACCCCCTCGATCGAGCACGAGGTCGGCAAGCTCTCCGGCGGCAACCAGCAGAAGGTGGTCCTCGCCCGCTGGCTGGCCCGCAGGCCCAAGGTCCTCATTTTGGACGAGCCGACCCGCGGCATCGACGTCGGCGCGAAGGCCGAGATCTACCGGATCATCGCCGACCTCGCCGAACAAGGCGTCGCCGTCCTGGTGATCTCCTCCGAACTCCCCGAGGTCCTCGGCCTCGCCGACCGCGTCGTGGTGATGCAGAACGGCCGCATCACCGGCGAACTCGACCGCCGCGACGCCACCGAAGAGGCCATCCTCGCCCTCGCCATGGCCGACGACCTCGCCGCCACCACCACAGGAGCCACCCGATGA
- a CDS encoding substrate-binding domain-containing protein, with the protein MPRTSASRAVTAAGLLLALGATAACSTGQQSTGGGDQAAPVTGRISITYLQKQGDQEYFVGEAAGAKAKAAELGVELKVVNLGNDANKTVSEVQSAIAQKSNGLIVVVPDPAVGPQVVQAAKDAKVALLTSDDQICANGPDPSACGKENLVPRIGFSGEQMGGEVGKRAAEEFRKAGWNPAETRTISAWKQDVTVCGDRVKAAKGAFGAAASGVPNIDVATDNTPTGAQDRIAATVTANPGVKHWVVWGCNDENVQGGVTALANAGFKAEDVIGVGLGAYLACKDWNGGKPSGMKAALFINGKDVGALAVQTMVDRLKNGKDFPAEAFAPTRMVDAATWKDAGVSCS; encoded by the coding sequence ATGCCCCGTACCTCCGCCAGCCGCGCTGTCACGGCCGCCGGTCTGCTGCTCGCCCTCGGTGCGACCGCCGCCTGCTCGACCGGGCAGCAGTCCACCGGCGGTGGCGACCAGGCCGCCCCGGTCACCGGCCGGATCTCGATCACCTACCTGCAGAAGCAGGGCGACCAGGAGTACTTCGTCGGTGAGGCGGCCGGCGCGAAGGCGAAGGCCGCCGAGCTGGGGGTGGAGCTGAAGGTGGTCAACCTCGGCAACGACGCCAACAAGACGGTCAGCGAGGTGCAGTCCGCGATCGCGCAGAAGTCCAACGGCCTGATCGTCGTGGTGCCGGACCCGGCGGTCGGCCCGCAGGTCGTGCAGGCCGCCAAGGACGCCAAGGTCGCACTGCTGACCTCCGACGACCAGATCTGCGCCAACGGCCCGGACCCGTCCGCCTGCGGCAAGGAGAACCTGGTGCCCCGGATCGGCTTCTCGGGTGAGCAGATGGGCGGCGAGGTCGGCAAGCGCGCCGCCGAGGAGTTCAGGAAGGCCGGCTGGAACCCGGCCGAGACCCGCACCATCTCGGCCTGGAAGCAGGACGTCACGGTCTGCGGCGACCGGGTGAAGGCCGCGAAGGGCGCCTTCGGCGCGGCGGCGAGCGGCGTGCCGAACATCGACGTCGCCACCGACAACACCCCGACCGGCGCCCAGGACAGGATCGCCGCCACCGTCACCGCCAACCCCGGGGTCAAGCACTGGGTGGTGTGGGGCTGCAACGACGAGAACGTGCAGGGCGGGGTGACCGCGCTGGCCAACGCCGGGTTCAAGGCCGAGGACGTGATCGGGGTGGGCCTGGGCGCGTACCTGGCCTGCAAGGACTGGAACGGCGGCAAGCCGTCCGGGATGAAGGCCGCGCTGTTCATCAACGGCAAGGACGTCGGCGCGCTCGCCGTCCAGACCATGGTCGACCGCCTGAAGAACGGCAAGGACTTCCCCGCCGAGGCCTTCGCCCCCACCCGGATGGTCGACGCCGCCACCTGGAAGGACGCCGGCGTCAGCTGCAGCTGA
- a CDS encoding RICIN domain-containing protein: MPRGTRTTGLGLAVAAALAAGGIAVPPAAAAEAAAHVTVRLDPGYQQQPFQGFGTALAWFANVTGGWPDSVRNQLADDLYGSGGLGFTVARYNIGGGDSPETTPYMRAGAAIPGWWNRPAAVSPPNLEPPNWWDPADPAHWNPQADANQRWWLTAAKARGADTFEAFSNSAPYFMTNSGLVSGATDASQDNLRSDQYDRFAAYLAGSLQRVQAATGVTFGSLSPINEPNTWYWHAGGPQEGSHWAPDSQAHMLTSTRTALTAAGLSTPVAGMDETDPVQFRGDWSSYSTAARAAVGRLNTHTYSPGGRGGARDIARGAGKSLWMSEVDLGGSGPQDFTDMSPALDFSRRITGDLRELEPSAWVMWQAVEDYENMTPAHENSNWGLIQVDLTPADPAAEPIRKNKKYWAMANYSRFIRPGARVIATDSADTVAALRPGGTGAVAVYTNTGGEARTVTLDLAGFSTVDTAVPVQQWTTDGGKNLQREGDLTATAAKTVTATVGPGSVTTFVLPGATGVSTTAATAPTGTVRQLIGDHSGLALSAGATNTAAPVQRTPNASDTAQQWTFTKLSGAWDGTALYRITNGRSGKALSVSSGVLGFASSGTSTSQQWMLSTTGDGHATLVNKASGLLLDVTGDSTGDGATVGVWQPTTGSNQSWAVRGAAADNWKTLKDRQSDKCAGPENASTGAGAPIAQYACAATASLQWSLRYSGPGQVNVIARATGQCLDVSGASTADGAELVQYPCNGNSNEQWSVRDTGSGYATLLARHSGKCLDVAAGSTADGARLVQNPCTGAPGQQFLIG, encoded by the coding sequence ATGCCCAGAGGCACCCGCACCACCGGCCTCGGCCTGGCCGTGGCCGCCGCGCTCGCCGCCGGAGGAATCGCCGTCCCGCCCGCCGCCGCCGCGGAGGCGGCGGCGCACGTCACCGTCCGCCTCGACCCCGGCTACCAGCAGCAGCCGTTCCAGGGCTTCGGCACCGCGCTGGCCTGGTTCGCCAACGTCACCGGCGGCTGGCCGGACAGCGTCCGCAACCAGCTCGCCGACGACCTGTACGGCTCGGGCGGTCTCGGCTTCACGGTCGCCCGCTACAACATCGGCGGCGGCGACAGCCCCGAGACCACCCCGTACATGCGGGCGGGCGCCGCGATACCCGGCTGGTGGAACCGCCCCGCCGCCGTGAGCCCGCCGAACCTCGAACCGCCGAACTGGTGGGACCCGGCCGACCCCGCCCACTGGAACCCGCAGGCCGACGCCAACCAGCGGTGGTGGCTGACCGCCGCCAAGGCCCGCGGCGCCGACACCTTCGAGGCGTTCTCCAACTCGGCCCCCTACTTCATGACCAACAGCGGCCTGGTCTCCGGCGCCACCGACGCCTCGCAGGACAACCTCCGCTCCGACCAGTACGACCGCTTCGCCGCCTACCTGGCCGGCTCCCTGCAGCGCGTCCAGGCCGCCACCGGCGTGACCTTCGGCTCGCTCTCCCCGATCAACGAGCCCAACACCTGGTACTGGCACGCCGGCGGACCGCAGGAGGGCTCGCACTGGGCGCCCGACTCCCAGGCCCACATGCTGACCAGCACCCGCACCGCGCTCACCGCCGCCGGGCTCTCCACCCCGGTCGCGGGCATGGACGAGACCGACCCGGTCCAGTTCCGCGGCGACTGGAGCAGCTACTCCACCGCCGCGCGTGCCGCGGTCGGCAGGCTCAACACCCACACCTACAGCCCCGGCGGCCGCGGCGGCGCCCGCGACATCGCCCGCGGCGCCGGCAAGTCGCTGTGGATGTCCGAGGTCGACCTCGGTGGCAGCGGGCCGCAGGACTTCACCGACATGTCCCCGGCCCTCGACTTCTCCCGCCGGATCACCGGCGACCTGCGCGAACTCGAACCCAGCGCCTGGGTGATGTGGCAGGCGGTCGAGGACTACGAGAACATGACCCCCGCCCACGAGAACTCCAACTGGGGCCTGATCCAGGTCGACCTGACCCCCGCCGACCCGGCTGCCGAGCCGATCCGCAAGAACAAGAAGTACTGGGCGATGGCCAACTACAGCCGGTTCATCCGCCCCGGCGCCCGGGTGATCGCCACCGACAGCGCCGACACCGTCGCCGCACTGCGCCCCGGCGGCACCGGCGCGGTGGCCGTCTACACCAACACCGGCGGCGAGGCGCGTACCGTCACCCTCGACCTCGCGGGCTTCAGCACGGTCGACACCGCGGTGCCCGTGCAGCAGTGGACCACCGACGGCGGCAAGAACCTGCAGCGGGAGGGCGACCTGACCGCGACCGCCGCCAAGACCGTCACCGCCACCGTCGGCCCCGGCTCGGTCACCACCTTCGTCCTCCCCGGCGCCACCGGTGTCTCCACCACAGCCGCCACCGCCCCCACCGGCACGGTGCGCCAGCTGATCGGCGACCACAGCGGGCTGGCCCTCTCGGCCGGCGCCACCAACACCGCGGCCCCCGTCCAGCGCACGCCCAACGCGAGCGACACCGCCCAGCAGTGGACCTTCACCAAGCTGTCCGGCGCCTGGGACGGCACCGCCCTCTACCGGATCACCAACGGCCGCTCCGGCAAGGCCCTCTCGGTCTCGAGCGGCGTCCTCGGCTTCGCCTCCTCCGGTACCTCCACCTCCCAGCAGTGGATGCTCTCCACCACCGGCGACGGCCACGCCACCCTGGTCAACAAGGCCAGCGGCCTGCTGCTCGACGTCACCGGCGACTCCACCGGTGACGGCGCGACGGTCGGGGTGTGGCAGCCCACGACCGGCAGCAACCAGTCGTGGGCGGTGCGCGGCGCGGCCGCCGACAACTGGAAGACCCTCAAGGACCGGCAGAGCGACAAATGCGCGGGCCCGGAGAACGCCTCCACCGGCGCCGGCGCGCCGATCGCCCAGTACGCCTGCGCGGCGACCGCGAGCCTGCAGTGGTCGCTGCGGTACAGCGGACCCGGCCAGGTCAACGTGATCGCCCGCGCCACCGGCCAGTGCCTGGACGTCTCCGGCGCCTCCACCGCCGACGGCGCCGAACTGGTCCAGTACCCGTGCAACGGCAACAGCAACGAGCAGTGGTCGGTCCGCGACACCGGCTCCGGCTACGCGACCCTGCTCGCCCGCCACAGCGGCAAGTGCCTGGACGTCGCGGCCGGCTCCACCGCCGACGGCGCCCGGCTGGTCCAGAACCCGTGCACCGGCGCCCCGGGCCAGCAGTTCCTGATCGGCTAG
- a CDS encoding ABC transporter permease translates to MTTTATPATAPRPRPALASRINGQNLSLTGALVLVLTVFGVLNENYLSLTNLQVIAEAATITGLLAVVQTVVIICGGLDISVGSQAGVASVVSAMAFTTAGSNAFAGTAAAIAVGLLIGLLNGAVIVYGRVNPTIATLAGLAAYKGLAQLLSDGRAQGYVLNDPVFVFLGRGKIAGLPVMVWILIAAALAVHVLLKHTDLGRNLYAIGGNDTAARLAGININKYLIAVYALIGTVAAVAGILLTARTGSGQPTSGSEGLELKAITAAALGGCALKGGKGGIGGTLLAVALLGALENGLTVQGINSFWQNVAQGTLLVLAVVVQQRRTGERAIGLPA, encoded by the coding sequence ATGACCACCACTGCCACCCCGGCGACCGCACCGCGCCCCCGGCCCGCCCTCGCCTCCCGGATCAACGGGCAGAACCTCAGCCTGACCGGCGCCCTCGTCCTGGTGCTGACCGTCTTCGGGGTCCTCAACGAGAACTACCTCAGCCTGACCAACCTCCAGGTCATCGCCGAGGCCGCCACCATCACCGGCCTGCTCGCCGTCGTCCAGACCGTCGTCATCATCTGCGGCGGCCTCGACATCTCCGTCGGCTCCCAGGCGGGCGTCGCCTCCGTCGTCTCCGCCATGGCCTTCACCACCGCCGGCTCCAACGCCTTCGCCGGCACGGCCGCCGCCATCGCCGTGGGCCTGCTGATCGGCCTGCTCAACGGCGCCGTCATCGTCTACGGCCGGGTCAACCCCACCATCGCCACCCTCGCCGGCCTCGCCGCCTACAAGGGCCTCGCCCAACTCCTCTCCGACGGCCGCGCCCAGGGCTACGTCCTCAACGACCCCGTCTTCGTCTTCCTCGGCCGCGGCAAGATCGCCGGCCTGCCCGTCATGGTCTGGATCCTGATCGCGGCAGCCCTCGCCGTCCACGTCCTGCTCAAGCACACCGACCTCGGCCGCAACCTCTACGCCATCGGCGGCAACGACACCGCCGCCCGCCTCGCCGGCATCAACATCAACAAATACCTCATCGCCGTCTACGCCCTCATCGGCACCGTCGCCGCCGTCGCCGGCATCCTCCTCACCGCCCGCACCGGCTCCGGCCAACCCACCTCCGGCAGCGAAGGACTCGAACTCAAAGCCATCACCGCCGCCGCCCTCGGCGGCTGCGCCCTCAAGGGCGGCAAGGGCGGCATCGGCGGCACCCTGCTCGCCGTCGCCCTCCTCGGCGCCCTCGAGAACGGCCTCACCGTCCAAGGCATCAACTCCTTCTGGCAGAACGTCGCCCAAGGCACCCTGCTGGTCCTCGCCGTCGTCGTCCAGCAACGCCGCACCGGCGAACGCGCCATCGGTCTCCCCGCCTGA
- a CDS encoding DeoR/GlpR family DNA-binding transcription regulator, with the protein MADPGLLGPQRRALILDLVKRSGAVRVADLVEQLGVSDMTIRRDLDALARAGEVEKIYGGAVASGARAEEPGFEAKTHLASGAKAALADAAAALVEPGSVVAVSAGTTAYAVASRLLQVRGLTVVTNSLPVADLLRDNVADVAGTGPTLLLTGGTPTPSAALVGPLADQAIRSLYVDLLIIGAHGVSERAGLTTPNLAEAQTNRALIAAARRVVAVADHSKWGVVGLSAFAALTEIDCFVTDDGLDAPARAALEESVGRLIVAGSAEDSAG; encoded by the coding sequence GTGGCCGACCCCGGACTGTTGGGGCCGCAGCGCCGGGCGCTGATCCTCGACCTGGTGAAGCGCTCGGGCGCGGTTCGGGTGGCCGACCTGGTCGAGCAGCTCGGCGTCTCCGACATGACGATCCGCCGCGACCTGGACGCGCTCGCCCGGGCCGGCGAGGTGGAGAAGATCTACGGCGGCGCGGTGGCCAGCGGCGCCCGCGCGGAGGAGCCCGGCTTCGAGGCCAAGACCCACCTGGCGTCGGGCGCCAAGGCGGCGCTCGCCGACGCCGCGGCGGCCCTGGTGGAGCCGGGCAGCGTGGTCGCGGTCTCGGCCGGGACGACCGCGTACGCGGTGGCGAGCCGGCTGCTCCAGGTCCGCGGGCTGACCGTGGTCACCAACTCACTGCCGGTCGCCGACCTGCTGCGGGACAACGTCGCCGACGTCGCCGGCACCGGCCCGACCCTGCTGCTCACGGGCGGCACCCCCACGCCCTCGGCCGCCCTGGTCGGCCCGCTCGCCGACCAGGCGATCCGCTCCCTCTACGTGGACCTGCTGATCATCGGCGCGCACGGCGTCTCCGAACGGGCCGGGCTGACCACACCGAACCTCGCCGAGGCGCAGACCAACCGCGCGCTGATCGCCGCCGCCCGCCGGGTGGTGGCGGTGGCGGATCACAGCAAGTGGGGCGTGGTGGGGCTGAGCGCCTTCGCCGCGCTGACCGAGATCGACTGCTTCGTCACCGACGACGGGCTGGACGCACCGGCCCGCGCGGCGCTGGAGGAGTCCGTCGGCCGGCTGATCGTCGCCGGGAGCGCCGAGGACTCCGCAGGCTGA
- a CDS encoding RICIN domain-containing protein — protein sequence MRRIRTTLCGTLLALSLPVTGLMAQPAAAAQVTITNGTQFTDTTGAVVHAHGGGVIKVGQYYYWFGEDRNADNTFRYVSAYRSTDLKTWEFRNHVLTQATDPELAYANIERPKVMYNAATGQFVMWMHKEGATDYGEARAAVAVSSTVDGDYSWHGSFRPLGEMSRDITTFVDDDGTGYMVSAANENADLHVYRLTADYTGIDAQVQSLWNGQSREAPAMFKRNGVYFLLTSHATGWSPNQQKYGTATSITGTWSGLSDVGDGVTYGSQTAYVLPVQGTSGTSYLYMGDRWGNSMGGTVQDSQYVWLPLKFPTATTMTMGDSPQITVDTATGTVAGVGGPWESLTGRQSGKCADVSNYGFAAGAQAIQWSCGNGANQNYWFKTVSNGYVQLVARHSGKCLDVNGASKADGALVVQNTCSTATSQQWQVQKVDSTYVRLVDRNSGKCLDVTNQSTADGTALEQWTCNTGTNQQWKRTTVS from the coding sequence ATGCGGCGAATCAGAACCACCCTGTGCGGAACCCTGCTGGCGCTGTCCCTCCCCGTGACCGGCCTGATGGCCCAGCCCGCCGCGGCGGCGCAGGTGACCATCACTAACGGCACCCAGTTCACCGACACCACCGGCGCCGTCGTCCACGCGCACGGCGGCGGCGTCATCAAGGTCGGCCAGTACTACTACTGGTTCGGCGAGGACCGGAACGCCGACAACACCTTCCGGTACGTCTCCGCGTACCGGTCGACCGACCTGAAGACCTGGGAGTTCCGCAACCACGTCCTCACCCAGGCCACCGACCCGGAACTGGCCTACGCCAACATCGAGCGGCCCAAGGTGATGTACAACGCGGCCACCGGCCAGTTCGTGATGTGGATGCACAAGGAGGGCGCCACCGACTACGGCGAGGCCCGCGCCGCCGTCGCCGTCTCCTCCACGGTCGACGGCGACTACTCCTGGCACGGCAGCTTCCGACCGCTCGGCGAGATGTCCCGGGACATCACCACCTTCGTCGACGACGACGGCACCGGCTACATGGTCTCCGCCGCCAACGAGAACGCCGACCTGCACGTCTACCGGCTGACCGCCGACTACACCGGCATCGACGCCCAGGTGCAGAGCCTGTGGAACGGCCAGTCCCGCGAGGCGCCCGCGATGTTCAAGCGGAACGGCGTGTACTTCCTGCTCACCTCGCACGCCACCGGCTGGTCCCCCAACCAGCAGAAGTACGGCACCGCGACCAGCATCACCGGCACCTGGAGCGGCCTGAGCGACGTCGGCGACGGCGTCACCTACGGCAGCCAGACCGCGTACGTGCTGCCCGTCCAGGGCACCTCCGGCACCAGCTACCTGTACATGGGCGACCGCTGGGGCAACTCGATGGGCGGCACCGTCCAGGACTCCCAGTACGTCTGGCTGCCGCTGAAGTTCCCCACCGCCACCACCATGACCATGGGCGACTCGCCGCAGATCACCGTCGACACCGCCACCGGCACCGTCGCGGGCGTCGGCGGACCGTGGGAGTCGCTGACCGGGCGGCAGAGCGGCAAGTGCGCCGACGTCTCGAACTACGGCTTCGCGGCCGGCGCGCAGGCCATCCAGTGGTCCTGCGGCAACGGCGCCAACCAGAACTACTGGTTCAAGACCGTGAGCAACGGCTACGTCCAACTGGTCGCCCGGCACAGCGGCAAGTGCCTGGACGTGAACGGCGCCTCGAAGGCCGACGGCGCGCTCGTCGTGCAGAACACCTGCTCCACCGCCACCTCCCAGCAGTGGCAGGTGCAGAAGGTCGACAGCACCTACGTCCGGCTGGTCGACCGCAACAGCGGCAAGTGCCTGGACGTCACCAACCAGTCCACCGCCGACGGCACCGCCCTGGAGCAGTGGACCTGCAACACCGGCACCAACCAGCAGTGGAAGCGCACCACCGTGAGCTGA
- a CDS encoding sugar ABC transporter permease, which produces MSTSRTPLAPSPKPPPARRRPAGPARPTSRLGHGAYGYAFFAPFLAVFVIGVVAPLGYAAYLSFFQDRLIGGTVFVGLDNYRRALGDELFRAGLWRVLLFLLVQVPVMLGLALLAALAVDSGRLRRAGLFRIGIFVPYAVPAVVASLMWGYLYGDRFGLAGQLGDLLGIDVPDLLSANWMLASIGNVVTWEYVGYNMLILYAALRTVPEELYEAAEMDGAGEFRKAWSIKLPAVRPALALATVFSIIGTFQLFNEPNVMQTLAPGVISTSYTPNMYAYNLAFNGQQFNYSAAVAVVLGGVTAVVAYAVQVRSMRKEQGR; this is translated from the coding sequence GTGAGCACGTCGCGCACCCCCCTCGCGCCCAGTCCGAAACCGCCGCCCGCCCGGCGCCGCCCGGCCGGCCCGGCCAGACCGACCAGCCGCCTCGGCCACGGGGCGTACGGCTACGCGTTCTTCGCGCCCTTCCTGGCGGTCTTCGTGATCGGCGTGGTCGCACCGCTCGGCTACGCCGCCTACCTGAGCTTCTTCCAGGACCGGCTGATCGGCGGGACGGTGTTCGTCGGACTCGACAACTACCGCCGGGCCCTGGGCGACGAGCTCTTCCGGGCCGGCCTGTGGCGGGTGCTGCTCTTCCTGCTGGTCCAGGTCCCGGTGATGCTCGGCCTGGCCCTGCTCGCCGCCCTCGCCGTGGACAGCGGGCGGCTGCGCCGGGCCGGACTGTTCAGGATCGGCATCTTCGTCCCGTACGCCGTCCCCGCCGTGGTGGCCTCCCTGATGTGGGGCTACCTCTACGGCGACCGCTTCGGCCTGGCCGGGCAGCTCGGTGACCTGCTCGGCATCGACGTGCCCGACCTGCTGAGCGCGAACTGGATGCTCGCCTCCATCGGCAACGTGGTCACCTGGGAGTACGTCGGCTACAACATGCTGATCCTCTACGCCGCGCTGCGCACCGTCCCCGAGGAGCTCTACGAGGCGGCCGAGATGGACGGCGCCGGCGAGTTCCGCAAGGCCTGGTCGATCAAGCTCCCGGCCGTGCGGCCGGCGTTGGCGCTGGCCACGGTGTTCTCGATCATCGGCACCTTCCAGCTCTTCAACGAGCCGAACGTCATGCAGACGCTCGCCCCCGGCGTGATCTCCACCAGCTACACGCCCAACATGTACGCCTACAACCTGGCGTTCAACGGACAGCAGTTCAACTACTCGGCCGCGGTCGCGGTGGTCCTCGGCGGCGTGACCGCGGTGGTCGCCTACGCGGTGCAGGTCCGGTCGATGCGCAAGGAGCAGGGCCGATGA